ATCTGTGCTCTGGTGTTTTTTGCCACTACGGTTAACTACCTTGATAGGCAGGTTATTAGTTTACTAAAATCTGTACTCTCCGAAGATATGAACTGGGATGATGGAGACTATGCCAATATTGAAATAGCCTTTAAGCTTGCCTACTCATTTGGGATGGTAATTGCCGGTCAATTAATTGACAAAATGGGCACTAAAAAAGGCTATGCTGTTGCGACTGGAATGTGGAGCCTAGCAGCCATAAGTCATGCTTTGGCAAATACTGCTTTTGGCTTTATGGTTGTAAGGGCATTTCTTGGAGTTACTGAGGCAGGGAATTTTCCGGCAGCGATAAAATCCACAGCAGAATGGTTTCCCAAAAAAGAGAGAGCTTTGGCAACAGGAATCTTCAATTCTGGAACAAACTTAGGAGCAATCATTGCACCTTTAACTGTACCATTTATAGCGGTAGCTTGGGGCTGGCAATGGGCTTTTATACTTACTGGTTTAATTGGTTTTGTATGGCTGATACTTTGGCAACTATATTACACCTCACCGCAAGATTCTAAAAAGCTTTCGAAGGCTGAATACGATTATATTCATTCAGATAAAGAAGATGAGGCGATTGAACTAGCAGCCAAAGAAGAGAAAGTGCCTTGGATAAAACTATTGGCTTTTAAACAAACTTGGGCTTTTGCTCTTGGTAAGTTTTTGACTGACCCTATATGGTGGTTTTATCTTTTCTGGTTGCCAGATTTTCTTCAAAGTGAATACAACTTAGATATGATAGGAATGGCACTCCCTGTAGCTATCGTTTACATGATTTCAACGATCGGTAGCGTGGGTGGTGGCTATTTACCAATGGCATTTATCAATAGAAACTGGCCCGCATTCAAAGCCCGTAAAACTTCAATGTTTATATACGCTTTGTTCGTATTTCCAGTGGTTATATCTCAATGGGCGGGCGAAATAAACATGTGGTTGGCGGTTTTGGTGATAGGAATTGCGGCTGCAGCTCACCAAGCATGGAGTGCAAATATCTTCACGACTGTATCAGATATGTTTCCTAAAAAAGCAACAGCTTCAGTGACAGGAATCGGAGGCATGGCAGGCGGCATTGGTGGTATTTTACTTACCTGGGCAGTTCAAAAAAACATGTTTGTTTACTACCGTGAGTTGGGTCAAATAGAAACAGCCTACTATATTATGTTTTGGATTTGCGGAGCATCCTATTTACTAGCTTGGCTAGTGATGCATATTCTGGTCCCTAAAATGGATAAAGTAAAAATCTAAATCGAAGCCTCTGGAATTTCAAAGATCAAATGATATCTGAAAATAAGAGCTGGCAAAAGTAAATTGTTAGCCAGGAAGCCTAAGACAAATGCTTTTTTGAGCAATAATTTAGGCTTCCAATAAATTCATCTTTATATTCAATTGTCGGACAGCCTTTTTAGTGAGAGTAGTCTGCCAAAATAAAATAGAACCTCCACTTTGAAATCAAGAACATAACCATGAATAAAGTTCTCCTTTTCTTATTAACCATTGTTGTTTTCAATAGTCAAGCACAGGTTGCTTCAGTTGTTTATCCTTACGATAAACCAATGGCTGAAACAAATGGAAAGTATAAAACAAAAACTTTTTTTGTGGGAGAAACTCGCGATTTTAAACCCATGAGTTTGAAGGCATTCGAATTGCCTAAAAGCATGAAAATGAACATTAAGGAAAACTTAATGGAATCACTTATAATCATTAAAGAAGGAAAATTGGAAGTTAGCATTAATGGGCAAACCAATATTCTTGGACCTGGTAGCATTGCTCTTTTAATGCCAGGAGATAAGCTTGGTTTAAAATCACAAGGTGCAGCATCTTATTATTTAATGCAATATCAAGCCAAAAATAAAAGTGAATTGCCCAGAGGTACTGGTTCGTTTATCAAGGATTGGGATAAGCTTGAATATAAAACCCATGACAAAGGAGGAATTAGAAATTTTTATAACCAAACCACAGCGGAGTGCATCAAAATGGAGATGCATGTAACAAACCTAAACTCTGGCATAAAAAGCCACGAACCACACACACATAGAGCAGCCGAATTAATCATAATGATAAAAGGCAAGTCCGAAATGGAGTTAGGTGACAGTATATTCCGAGGACAAACAGGAGACATTTTCTATCTAGGATCGGATGTTCC
This portion of the Spirosomataceae bacterium TFI 002 genome encodes:
- a CDS encoding MFS transporter, ACS family, hexuronate transporter; the protein is MKKIGSYRWTICALVFFATTVNYLDRQVISLLKSVLSEDMNWDDGDYANIEIAFKLAYSFGMVIAGQLIDKMGTKKGYAVATGMWSLAAISHALANTAFGFMVVRAFLGVTEAGNFPAAIKSTAEWFPKKERALATGIFNSGTNLGAIIAPLTVPFIAVAWGWQWAFILTGLIGFVWLILWQLYYTSPQDSKKLSKAEYDYIHSDKEDEAIELAAKEEKVPWIKLLAFKQTWAFALGKFLTDPIWWFYLFWLPDFLQSEYNLDMIGMALPVAIVYMISTIGSVGGGYLPMAFINRNWPAFKARKTSMFIYALFVFPVVISQWAGEINMWLAVLVIGIAAAAHQAWSANIFTTVSDMFPKKATASVTGIGGMAGGIGGILLTWAVQKNMFVYYRELGQIETAYYIMFWICGASYLLAWLVMHILVPKMDKVKI
- a CDS encoding (S)-ureidoglycine aminohydrolase gives rise to the protein MNKVLLFLLTIVVFNSQAQVASVVYPYDKPMAETNGKYKTKTFFVGETRDFKPMSLKAFELPKSMKMNIKENLMESLIIIKEGKLEVSINGQTNILGPGSIALLMPGDKLGLKSQGAASYYLMQYQAKNKSELPRGTGSFIKDWDKLEYKTHDKGGIRNFYNQTTAECIKMEMHVTNLNSGIKSHEPHTHRAAELIIMIKGKSEMELGDSIFRGQTGDIFYLGSDVPHGIKNIDTEQIQYFAFQFE